The following coding sequences lie in one Streptomyces sp. NBC_00510 genomic window:
- the argJ gene encoding bifunctional glutamate N-acetyltransferase/amino-acid acetyltransferase ArgJ: MSVTAARGFTAAGIAAGIKENGNPDLALVVNNGPRLAAAGVFTSNRVKAAPVLWSEQVLKGGQVSAVVLNSGGANACTGPLGFQDTHATAEAVADALGQSAGEVAVCSTGLIGVRLPMDKLLPGVAKAAAELSAHGGEKAAIAIKTTDTVHKTAVYEGEGWTVGGMAKGAGMLAPGLATMLVVLTTDADLDSAALDGALRAATRTTFDRADSDGCMSTNDTVLLLGSGASGVTPAPEPFAAAVEQVCADLARQLIRDAEGASKDIKIEVVNAATEDDAVEVGRSIARNNLLKCAIHGEDPNWGRVLSAIGTTSAAFEPDRLNVAINGVWVCKSGSVGEDRELVDMRYREVHITADLAAGTETATIWTNDLTAEYVHENSAYSS; this comes from the coding sequence GTGAGCGTCACGGCAGCACGGGGATTCACGGCGGCGGGCATCGCCGCCGGGATCAAGGAGAACGGCAACCCGGACCTCGCCCTCGTGGTGAACAACGGTCCGCGGCTCGCCGCGGCCGGCGTCTTCACCTCCAACCGCGTCAAGGCCGCCCCCGTCCTGTGGTCGGAGCAGGTCCTCAAGGGCGGCCAGGTCTCCGCCGTCGTCCTCAACTCCGGTGGCGCCAACGCCTGTACGGGCCCCCTGGGCTTCCAGGACACCCACGCCACCGCCGAGGCGGTCGCCGACGCCCTCGGGCAGAGCGCGGGGGAGGTCGCCGTCTGCTCCACCGGGCTGATCGGCGTCCGGCTGCCGATGGACAAGCTGCTGCCGGGCGTCGCCAAGGCGGCGGCCGAGCTCTCCGCCCACGGCGGCGAGAAGGCCGCCATCGCCATCAAGACCACCGACACCGTGCACAAGACCGCCGTGTACGAGGGCGAGGGCTGGACGGTCGGCGGCATGGCCAAGGGCGCGGGCATGCTCGCACCGGGCCTGGCCACCATGCTGGTCGTCCTCACCACCGACGCCGACCTGGACTCCGCCGCCCTCGACGGGGCGCTGCGCGCCGCCACCCGCACCACCTTCGACCGGGCCGACTCCGACGGCTGCATGTCGACCAACGACACGGTGCTGCTGCTCGGCTCCGGCGCCTCCGGCGTCACCCCCGCACCGGAGCCCTTCGCCGCCGCCGTCGAGCAGGTCTGCGCCGACCTCGCCCGCCAGCTGATCCGCGACGCCGAAGGCGCCTCCAAGGACATCAAGATCGAGGTCGTCAACGCCGCGACCGAGGACGACGCCGTCGAGGTGGGCCGCTCCATCGCCCGCAACAACCTCCTCAAGTGCGCGATCCACGGCGAGGACCCCAACTGGGGACGGGTGCTCTCGGCGATCGGCACCACCTCCGCCGCCTTCGAGCCGGACCGCCTCAACGTCGCGATCAACGGCGTGTGGGTCTGCAAGTCCGGTTCTGTCGGCGAGGACCGCGAGCTGGTCGACATGCGCTACCGCGAGGTCCACATCACCGCCGACCTCGCCGCCGGCACCGAGACCGCGACCATCTGGACCAACGACCTGACCGCCGAGTACGTCCACGAGAACAGCGCCTACAGCTCATGA
- the argB gene encoding acetylglutamate kinase, with translation MSARKHTALPKAQILIEALPWLTRHHGKTVVIKFGGNAMVDEALKAAFAQDVVFLRHAGLKPVVVHGGGPQISAQLDKQGLVSEFKAGLRVTTPEAMDVVRMVLAGQVQRELVNLLNQHGPLAVGLTGEDAHTISATRHRPMIDGEAVDIGRVGQITEIDTGAIRALLDDGRIPVVSSIARSADDGHIYNVNADTAAAALAAALGAETLMVLTDVEGLYEDWPNSDEVISRLTASELEKLLPELSSGMVPKMEGCLHAVRNGVHTARVIDGRVQHSILLEIFTDEGIGTMVVPDGVEAAGGTSRHEGGRA, from the coding sequence ATGAGCGCCCGCAAGCACACCGCCCTGCCCAAGGCGCAGATCCTGATCGAGGCGCTGCCCTGGCTGACCCGGCACCACGGCAAGACCGTCGTCATCAAGTTCGGCGGCAACGCCATGGTCGACGAGGCGCTGAAGGCGGCCTTCGCCCAGGACGTCGTCTTCCTGCGGCACGCCGGCCTCAAGCCGGTCGTGGTGCACGGCGGCGGCCCGCAGATCAGCGCGCAGCTCGACAAGCAGGGCCTGGTCAGCGAGTTCAAGGCGGGGCTGCGGGTCACCACCCCGGAGGCCATGGACGTCGTCCGCATGGTGCTCGCCGGGCAGGTGCAGCGCGAGCTGGTCAACCTGCTCAACCAGCACGGCCCGCTCGCCGTCGGCCTGACCGGCGAGGACGCCCACACCATCAGCGCGACCCGGCACCGCCCGATGATCGACGGCGAGGCCGTCGACATCGGCCGGGTCGGGCAGATCACCGAGATCGACACCGGCGCCATCCGGGCCCTGCTGGACGACGGCCGCATCCCGGTCGTCTCCTCCATCGCCCGCAGCGCCGACGACGGACACATCTACAACGTCAACGCCGACACCGCCGCGGCGGCGCTCGCGGCCGCGCTCGGCGCGGAGACCCTGATGGTCCTCACGGACGTCGAGGGCCTGTACGAGGACTGGCCGAACAGCGACGAGGTGATCAGCCGGCTCACCGCGAGCGAGCTGGAGAAACTGCTGCCCGAGCTGTCCAGCGGCATGGTGCCCAAGATGGAGGGGTGCCTGCACGCGGTGCGCAACGGCGTCCACACCGCCCGGGTCATCGACGGGCGGGTCCAGCACTCGATCCTGCTGGAGATCTTCACCGACGAGGGAATCGGCACGATGGTGGTACCCGACGGCGTCGAAGCGGCGGGCGGCACATCGCGACACGAAGGGGGACGGGCATGA
- a CDS encoding acetylornithine transaminase — MTGTGDQGNEALTRRWQGSLMDNYGTPRLPLVRGEGARYWDADGNEYLDFLGGIAVNALGTAHPAVVRAVSEQIATLGHVSNFFIAEPTVALAERLLQLSGRPGRVLFCNSGAEANEAAFKIGRLTGRTHMVATDGGFHGRTMGALALTGQPGKQESFRPLPGDVTHVPYGDADALRAAVTERTALVMLEPVQGENGVIVPPAGYLAAAREITRATGTLLVMDEVQTGIGRTGHWFEHQAQGVEPDVVTLAKALGGGLPIGATLAFGPAADLLTPGQHGTTFGGNPVACAAALAVLDTIAQEGVLDNVKRQGEKLRQGVEALDHPLVDHVRGAGLLLGIVLTEPLSAQVQKAAQDAGLLVNAAVPDTVRLAPPLILGDAEVDAFLGALPGVLDAVHAAEGHRSGE, encoded by the coding sequence ATGACCGGGACCGGCGACCAGGGGAACGAGGCGCTCACACGGCGCTGGCAGGGCTCCCTGATGGACAACTACGGCACCCCGCGGCTGCCCCTGGTCCGCGGCGAGGGCGCCCGGTACTGGGACGCCGACGGCAACGAGTACCTGGACTTCCTCGGCGGCATCGCGGTCAACGCCCTCGGCACCGCCCACCCCGCCGTCGTCCGCGCGGTCTCCGAGCAGATCGCGACCCTCGGCCACGTCTCCAACTTCTTCATCGCCGAGCCCACGGTCGCCCTCGCCGAGCGGCTGCTCCAGCTGTCCGGCCGGCCCGGCCGCGTGCTGTTCTGCAACTCCGGCGCCGAGGCCAACGAAGCAGCCTTCAAGATCGGCCGGCTGACGGGCCGTACGCACATGGTGGCCACCGACGGCGGCTTCCACGGCCGCACCATGGGCGCGCTCGCGCTCACCGGGCAGCCGGGGAAGCAGGAGTCCTTCCGCCCGCTGCCCGGTGACGTCACCCATGTGCCGTACGGCGACGCCGACGCGTTGCGCGCCGCCGTCACCGAGCGGACCGCGCTGGTGATGCTCGAGCCCGTCCAGGGCGAGAACGGCGTCATCGTGCCCCCGGCCGGATACCTGGCCGCCGCACGGGAGATCACCCGCGCCACCGGCACCCTGCTCGTCATGGACGAGGTGCAGACCGGCATCGGCCGCACCGGCCACTGGTTCGAGCACCAGGCGCAGGGCGTCGAGCCGGACGTCGTCACCCTCGCCAAGGCGCTCGGCGGCGGACTGCCTATCGGCGCCACCCTCGCCTTCGGCCCCGCGGCCGATCTGCTGACCCCCGGTCAGCACGGCACCACCTTCGGCGGCAACCCGGTGGCCTGTGCCGCTGCGCTCGCCGTCCTGGACACCATCGCCCAGGAGGGCGTGCTGGACAACGTCAAGCGCCAGGGCGAGAAACTGCGCCAGGGCGTCGAGGCGCTGGACCACCCTCTGGTCGATCACGTGCGCGGTGCGGGCCTCCTGCTGGGTATCGTGCTCACCGAGCCGCTCTCCGCGCAGGTGCAGAAGGCGGCTCAGGACGCCGGACTCCTGGTGAACGCCGCCGTACCCGACACGGTGCGGCTCGCCCCGCCGCTGATCCTCGGTGACGCCGAGGTGGACGCGTTCCTGGGGGCGCTGCCGGGTGTCCTCGACGCCGTACATGCCGCAGAGGGACACCGATCCGGAGAATGA